The following proteins are co-located in the Palaemon carinicauda isolate YSFRI2023 chromosome 3, ASM3689809v2, whole genome shotgun sequence genome:
- the LOC137637900 gene encoding uncharacterized protein, with protein MRFVTLTLLLLIAVVTAKPGHKGYGGGGGGHGKTVIAVVQPQPVYHQQPSYHHHQPSYHGPSYKEPLHIYHKPLVLSAPAPQVITKPIIVEKPVYVDKPFVVTKEKIVEKPIYIHKPVPVYHGGGGYGGGGHGGYGGGHSHGGGYDHGGHKGGGGYH; from the exons ATGAGATTC GTCACCCTAACACTGCTATTATTAATAGCCGTAGTCACGGCGAAGCCCGGGCATAAAGGCTACGGCGGCGGTGGCGGAGGCCACGGCAAAACCGTCATAGCAGTGGTTCAGCCTCAACCCGTCTACCATCAGCAGCCATCTTACCACCACCACCAACCGTCCTATCACGGACCTTCTTACAAGGAGCCACTCCATATCTACCACAAACCGCTGGTGCTGTCAGCGCCGGCGCCGCAAGTGATCACCAAGCCGATCATCGTCGAAAAGCCCGTTTACGTCGACAAGCCATTTGTCGTCACGAAGGAGAAGATCGTTGAAAAGCCCATCTATATCCATAAGCCCGTTCCTGTGTATCACGGAGGTGGAGGCTATGGCGGCGGAGGTCATGGAGGGTACGGTGGAGGTCATAGCCACGGCGGTGGATATGATCATGGGGGTCATAAGGGTGGCGGAGGGTACCACTAA
- the LOC137637901 gene encoding uncharacterized protein, translated as MKVTFFVALFAMVALATASPKKKFGGGRRFGGGFGGGFAPIVPVHVPVFHRPVFRPPPVHVVHKPVFIPKPVVVERPVVVHKPVVVEKPVFVEKRVIVEKPVIVHKPVAVHQPVAVHGHGSVGHGPVGHGPVGHGPVGHGPVGHGPVDHVSVGHGAGGPGGLYGH; from the exons ATGAAAGTT ACCTTCTTCGTTGCCCTCTTCGCCATGGTGGCTCTGGCCACGGCTTCGCCTAAGAAGAAATTCGGCGGCGGCAGACGATTCGGAGGCGGCTTTGGAGGTGGATTCGCCCCCATCGTTCCGGTCCACGTCCCGGTGTTCCACCGGCCAGTGTTCCGTCCTCCACCGGTCCACGTCGTCCACAAGCCCGTGTTCATCCCAAAGCCGGTCGTCGTTGAGAGACCAGTGGTTGTCCATAAGCCTGTGGTCGTCGAGAAGCCAGTCTTCGTCGAAAAGAGGGTCATCGTTGAGAAGCCCGTCATCGTGCATAAGCCAGTTGCCGTGCACCAGCCCGTTGCCGTGCACGGTCACGGATCAGTTGGACATGGCCCAGTTGGACATGGCCCAGTTGGACATGGCCCAGTTGGACATGGCCCAGTCGGACATGGCCCAGTTGACCACGTCTCTGTTGGACACGGTGCTGGTGGCCCTGGCGGTCTATACGGACACTAA
- the LOC137638555 gene encoding uncharacterized protein isoform X1, producing the protein MKMVIPLLLMVLATVALAEPTYIRKGGHHGRVTSFRPSFSRTVYTKPVRVIHTTVSKGYGHRSPVVVNPIVRVHTSKGHGHRSHGIVNPIIRVQSSKGYGHGGHAVVSHGGRKPHVIVSSGHSHGGPGATHAHVGSSYGQGGPGVTHAHVDTGHSQGGPGVTHAHVDSGHSQGIGGAGVGGPGFGGGLGGPGAGGFDGGLGGPGAGGFGGGGLGGPGAGGFGGGLGGPGAGGLGGGGLGGPGAGGFGGGLGGPGAGGLGGGGLGGPGAGGFGGGGLGGPGAGGLGGGGLGGPGAGGFGGGGLGGPGAGGFDGGLGGPGAGGFGGGGSGGPGAGGLGGGGLGGPGAGGFDGGLGGPGAGGFGGGGLGGPGSGGLGGGGLGGPGAGGFGGGGLGGPGAGGFGSGGDGGFGSGGAGGFGSGIGDIRANK; encoded by the exons ATGAAGATG GTCATACCTCTGTTGTTGATGGTCCTAGCGACCGTCGCGTTGGCCGAGCCAACGTACATAAGAAAAGGCGGTCACCATGGACGTGTCACAAGCTTTAGACCAAGTTTTTCTAGAACCGTATACACCAAACCCGTACGGGTTATTCATACGACAGTGAGTAAAGGGTATGGGCACAGAAGTCCCGTGGTTGTAAATCCTATTGTGAGAGTACACACAAGCAAAGGACATGGACACAGAAGTCACGGCATTGTGAATCCTATCATAAGAGTCCAGTCGAGCAAAGGATACGGACATGGGGGTCACGCTGTTGTATCTCATGGTGGAAGAAAGCCCCATGTCATTGTAAGTTCTGGCCATAGCCATGGTGGTCCAGGAGCAACCCATGCTCATGTGGGTTCTAGCTATGGCCAAGGTGGCCCAGGGGTAACCCATGCCCATGTAGATACTGGCCACAGCCAAGGTGGCCCGGGGGTAACCCATGCCCATGTAGATTCTGGTCATAGCCAGGGAATAGGCGGTGCAGGCGTGGGTGGCCCAGGCTTTGGTGGTGGATTAGGTGGTCCCGGGGCAGGTGGATTTGATGGTGGATTAG GTGGTCCAGGTGCAGGTGGATTTGGAGGTGGAGGATTAGGTGGTCCAGGTGCTGGTGGATTTGGAGGAGGATTAGGTGGTCCAGGTGCAGGTGGACTTGGAGGTGGAGGATTAGGTGGTCCAGGTGCTGGTGGATTTGGAGGGG GATTAGGTGGTCCAGGTGCTGGTGGACTTGGAGGTGGAGGATTAGGTGGTCCAGGAGCTGGTGGATTTGGAGGGGGAGGGTTAGGAGGTCCAGGGGCAGGTGGACTTGGAGGTGGAGGATTAGGTGGTCCAGGAGCTGGTGGATTTGGAGGGGGTGGATTAGGTGGTCCTGGGGCAGGTGGATTTGATGGAGGATTAGGTGGTCCAGGAGCTGGTGGATTTGGAGGGGGAGGGTCAGGAGGTCCAGGGGCAGGTGGACTTGGAGGTGGAGGATTAGGTGGTCCTGGGGCAGGTGGATTTGATGGAGGATTAGGTGGTCCAGGAGCTGGTGGATTTGGAGGGGGAGGGTTAGGAGGTCCAGGGTCAGGTGGACTTGGAGGGGGAGGATTAGGTGGTCCAGGTGCTGGTGGATTTGGAGGGGGAGGATTAGGTGGTCCTGGAGCAGGTGGATTTGGAAGTGGAGGAGATGGTGGGTTTGGAAGTGGAGGAGCTGGTGGATTTGGAAGTGGTATTGGAGACATACGAGCCAATAAATAA
- the LOC137638555 gene encoding uncharacterized protein isoform X2 produces the protein MKMVIPLLLMVLATVALAEPTYIRKGGHHGRVTSFRPSFSRTVYTKPVRVIHTTVSKGYGHRSPVVVNPIVRVHTSKGHGHRSHGIVNPIIRVQSSKGYGHGGHAVVSHGGRKPHVIVSSGHSHGGPGATHAHVGSSYGQGGPGVTHAHVDTGHSQGGPGVTHAHVDSGHSQGIGGAGVGGPGFGGGLGGPGAGGFDGGLGGPGAGGFGGGLGGPGAGGLGGGGLGGPGAGGFGGGLGGPGAGGLGGGGLGGPGAGGFGGGGLGGPGAGGLGGGGLGGPGAGGFGGGGLGGPGAGGFDGGLGGPGAGGFGGGGSGGPGAGGLGGGGLGGPGAGGFDGGLGGPGAGGFGGGGLGGPGSGGLGGGGLGGPGAGGFGGGGLGGPGAGGFGSGGDGGFGSGGAGGFGSGIGDIRANK, from the exons ATGAAGATG GTCATACCTCTGTTGTTGATGGTCCTAGCGACCGTCGCGTTGGCCGAGCCAACGTACATAAGAAAAGGCGGTCACCATGGACGTGTCACAAGCTTTAGACCAAGTTTTTCTAGAACCGTATACACCAAACCCGTACGGGTTATTCATACGACAGTGAGTAAAGGGTATGGGCACAGAAGTCCCGTGGTTGTAAATCCTATTGTGAGAGTACACACAAGCAAAGGACATGGACACAGAAGTCACGGCATTGTGAATCCTATCATAAGAGTCCAGTCGAGCAAAGGATACGGACATGGGGGTCACGCTGTTGTATCTCATGGTGGAAGAAAGCCCCATGTCATTGTAAGTTCTGGCCATAGCCATGGTGGTCCAGGAGCAACCCATGCTCATGTGGGTTCTAGCTATGGCCAAGGTGGCCCAGGGGTAACCCATGCCCATGTAGATACTGGCCACAGCCAAGGTGGCCCGGGGGTAACCCATGCCCATGTAGATTCTGGTCATAGCCAGGGAATAGGCGGTGCAGGCGTGGGTGGCCCAGGCTTTGGTGGTGGATTAGGTGGTCCCGGGGCAGGTGGATTTGATGGTGGATTAG GTGGTCCAGGTGCTGGTGGATTTGGAGGAGGATTAGGTGGTCCAGGTGCAGGTGGACTTGGAGGTGGAGGATTAGGTGGTCCAGGTGCTGGTGGATTTGGAGGGG GATTAGGTGGTCCAGGTGCTGGTGGACTTGGAGGTGGAGGATTAGGTGGTCCAGGAGCTGGTGGATTTGGAGGGGGAGGGTTAGGAGGTCCAGGGGCAGGTGGACTTGGAGGTGGAGGATTAGGTGGTCCAGGAGCTGGTGGATTTGGAGGGGGTGGATTAGGTGGTCCTGGGGCAGGTGGATTTGATGGAGGATTAGGTGGTCCAGGAGCTGGTGGATTTGGAGGGGGAGGGTCAGGAGGTCCAGGGGCAGGTGGACTTGGAGGTGGAGGATTAGGTGGTCCTGGGGCAGGTGGATTTGATGGAGGATTAGGTGGTCCAGGAGCTGGTGGATTTGGAGGGGGAGGGTTAGGAGGTCCAGGGTCAGGTGGACTTGGAGGGGGAGGATTAGGTGGTCCAGGTGCTGGTGGATTTGGAGGGGGAGGATTAGGTGGTCCTGGAGCAGGTGGATTTGGAAGTGGAGGAGATGGTGGGTTTGGAAGTGGAGGAGCTGGTGGATTTGGAAGTGGTATTGGAGACATACGAGCCAATAAATAA
- the LOC137634266 gene encoding uncharacterized PE-PGRS family protein PE_PGRS46-like, with product MNTPTQGGHHYHRVNTPTPGLRPSYSRAVLHYSSLRPSYSKAVQHYGSPRPSYSRAVQHYGSPRPSYSRDVQHYGSLRPSYSRDVQHYGSLRPSYSGTVRHKPTRVIHKAANLEGSCCTGYGQKGQIIIRPVAGGHRNKEYGHKGQIIAGNDGLGLHTLRKEGTGLGGLGIGRPGGGYNGRVGGQTVFESTVDGLGDAVVAGLGGVGQVGESGASGADAVGDRVFDSTLAASGAGELEGGDFDSTLGGSRAGGVGDRVFDSTPGGSGAGVVGDSVFDSTLGGSEANGVGDRVFDNTLGGSGAGGVGGSPVTGGREPGDRGIPDDLLAPLDSLDAHDGIGR from the exons ATGAACACCCCTACACAGGGTGGACACCACTACCACAGGGTGAATACTCCTACCCCAGG CCTAAGGCCAAGCTATTCCAGAGCTGTTCTACATTATAGCAGCCTAAGGCCAAGCTATTCTAAGGCTGTTCAACATTACGGCAGCCCAAGGCCAAGCTATTCCAGAGCTGTTCAACATTACGGCAGCCCAAGGCCAAGCTATTCCAGAGATGTTCAACATTATGGCAGCCTAAGGCCAAGCTATTCCAGAGATGTTCAACATTATGGCAGCCTAAGGCCAAGCTATTCAGGAACTGTACGTCATAAACCGACCCGGGTCATACACAAGGCAGCAAATCTTGAAGGAAGTTGCTGTACCGGATATGGCCAAAAAGGTCAAATCATTATACGCCCTGTTGCTGGAGGGCATAGGAACAAAGAATATGGGCACAAAGGCCAAATTATAGCAGGAAACGACGGGCTCGGATTGCATACCCTTAGGAAGGAGGGCACTGGCCTTGGAGGATTAGGGATTGGCAGACCTGGAGGTGGATATAATGGCAGAGTAGGtggtcaaacagtttttgagtcTACGGTTGATGGCTTAGGTGATGCAGTCGTAGCTGGGCTTGGAGGCGTGGGGCAAGTTGGTGAATCAGGAGCTTCAGGAGCTGATGCAGTTGGGGATAGAGTATTTGACAGTACATTAGCAGCTTCAGGAGCTGGTGAACTTGAGGGTGGAGATTTTGATAGCACATTAGGTGGTTCAAGAGCTGGTGGAGTTGGTGATAGAGTATTTGATAGCACACCAGGTGGGTCAGGAGCTGGTGTAGTAGGTGATAGTGTATTTGATAGCACATTAGGTGGTTCAGAAGCTAACGGAGTTGGAGATAGAGTATTTGATAACACACTAGGTGGATCAGGAGCTGGTGGAGTTGGAGGTAGTCCAGTTACTGGTGGTCGGGAGCCTGGAGACAGAGGAATACCTGATGATCTATTAGCTCCCTTGGATAGCCTTGATGCCCATGACGGGATTGGTCGTTAA